The following proteins are encoded in a genomic region of Candidatus Diapherotrites archaeon:
- a CDS encoding MFS transporter yields MHPPLSRIALFQPNLWKFYLFKFFMGLHFFGAILIPFFTEWGGLNFTQIFFLQAWFMFWIFALEVPTGTLADRFGRKTSIVAGVFINIIAVLLYIYQPTFEVFLVAEFMWAMASSLISGADEALLYDTLKTIGKEKTSKKTFSRVESMGLLGIGIASPVGSLLVAQFGFPSVYYATAGALGIAALIALTYREPPAFEKVIQKDYFALLKGGLRYLRDHRILRILAWDAISIGTIAYFMIWLFQPLLQQVGVGIAYFGFVHAALIGVEILALQAYPHVDKLLGNKRQLLFLTSIATGIGFLIAGVANDPVIAIFAILLAGGIGLSRKPILSSYMQKYIPSDQRATVGSAINMFRTLAITIANLIVGTLADWSISNTLLILGVTAIGLAYVSKVEEEHLID; encoded by the coding sequence ATGCATCCGCCCCTTTCTCGCATCGCCCTGTTCCAGCCCAACCTGTGGAAATTCTACCTGTTCAAATTCTTCATGGGATTGCATTTCTTCGGCGCCATCCTCATCCCATTCTTCACCGAATGGGGCGGTCTGAATTTCACGCAGATATTCTTCCTGCAGGCCTGGTTCATGTTCTGGATATTCGCCCTGGAGGTGCCTACCGGAACACTCGCGGACCGGTTCGGACGGAAAACATCCATCGTGGCAGGAGTATTCATCAATATCATCGCGGTGCTGCTGTACATCTACCAACCCACCTTCGAGGTATTTTTGGTAGCGGAGTTCATGTGGGCGATGGCCTCTTCTTTGATATCCGGTGCCGACGAAGCCTTGCTGTATGATACGCTCAAGACTATTGGGAAGGAAAAAACCTCCAAGAAAACGTTTTCACGGGTGGAAAGCATGGGGTTGTTAGGTATAGGGATCGCCAGCCCGGTGGGCAGCCTATTAGTGGCCCAATTCGGATTCCCATCCGTCTACTACGCCACCGCGGGAGCATTGGGTATCGCGGCCCTGATCGCCCTCACGTATCGCGAGCCCCCGGCATTCGAAAAGGTCATCCAGAAGGACTACTTCGCCCTCCTGAAGGGTGGATTGAGGTATCTTCGGGATCATCGGATTCTCCGGATCCTGGCCTGGGACGCCATCTCTATTGGAACAATTGCCTATTTTATGATATGGCTGTTTCAACCACTCCTCCAACAAGTGGGGGTGGGCATCGCCTATTTCGGATTCGTGCATGCCGCCTTGATTGGAGTGGAAATCCTGGCGCTCCAGGCCTATCCCCATGTTGATAAGCTGTTGGGAAACAAACGCCAGCTCCTCTTTCTCACGAGCATCGCCACGGGAATAGGATTCCTCATCGCGGGAGTGGCCAATGACCCTGTCATCGCCATATTCGCCATCCTCCTGGCCGGTGGAATTGGGTTATCTCGGAAGCCCATCCTATCCAGCTACATGCAGAAATATATCCCCTCCGACCAACGCGCCACGGTGGGGAGTGCCATCAACATGTTCCGCACCCTCGCCATCACCATCGCCAACCTCATCGTGGGGACATTAGCTGACTGGAGCATCAGCAACACCCTCCTCATCCTTGGAGTAACAGCGATAGGGTTGGCTTACGTATCTAAAGTGGAAGAAGAGCATTTGATCGACTGA
- a CDS encoding HAD family hydrolase, whose protein sequence is MAEKPPIKCIAFDIHGTLYHETKASKRRARSAKVRVLRSLGYDVSIPRFDAAMEKVRTEHKKSWAKKGFFWYDEKVLELLGIPPSRSVFTMMRDAHYSHRENDHSPRRISPRVKNLMRFLARKEIVTGVISDSLVNWGRRWVKKHELGIADHRIIISCEVNADKSRVHIFRLFLKNIRKEFPHIKAQNILMVGDSPRDMNARKAGFQTCWYNPKNNEFSSAWDSKPDYVIRNFLELKKILE, encoded by the coding sequence ATGGCGGAAAAACCACCTATAAAGTGTATCGCTTTTGATATTCACGGAACCTTGTATCACGAAACGAAAGCGTCCAAGCGCCGGGCGCGGTCCGCAAAGGTCCGTGTCCTTCGGTCGTTGGGTTATGATGTTTCAATACCCCGTTTTGATGCGGCGATGGAGAAGGTTCGGACTGAACACAAGAAATCTTGGGCCAAGAAAGGATTCTTTTGGTACGATGAGAAGGTTCTGGAGTTATTGGGTATTCCTCCTTCTCGTTCCGTTTTCACTATGATGCGGGATGCACACTATTCGCATCGGGAGAATGATCATAGTCCTCGACGGATTTCTCCTAGGGTAAAGAATTTAATGCGTTTTTTGGCGCGTAAAGAGATTGTTACTGGAGTTATTTCTGATTCCCTCGTAAATTGGGGTCGACGTTGGGTTAAGAAACATGAGTTAGGAATTGCGGATCATCGCATAATCATTTCATGTGAGGTAAACGCTGATAAATCCAGGGTTCATATTTTTCGATTGTTTCTAAAGAATATTCGGAAAGAATTTCCACATATAAAAGCTCAAAATATTCTAATGGTGGGAGATTCGCCACGGGATATGAACGCACGGAAAGCAGGATTCCAGACTTGTTGGTATAATCCAAAAAACAATGAATTTTCTTCTGCATGGGATTCAAAGCCTGATTACGTTATCAGAAATTTTCTGGAATTGAAGAAGATATTGGAATAA
- a CDS encoding TrmH family RNA methyltransferase — translation MLNPTPNLKILVDTVRDPADMAELTHLALAANIHIYISGNSIRHDHPKVQRKMNSWNPDFPASTINGLIQYSSDFYQLVGQFHEKGYRITGTSPDAPQSLFSVDLSKGNQLVVFGTEMGGLSHAKRQWMDRMVSIPMHNHTRFYTIRTIVPIIAYEGLRQQGYLR, via the coding sequence ATGCTTAATCCCACCCCAAACCTCAAAATCCTGGTGGATACGGTGAGGGACCCGGCCGATATGGCTGAACTGACCCATCTGGCTCTCGCCGCCAATATCCACATTTACATATCTGGAAATTCGATACGGCATGATCATCCCAAAGTCCAAAGAAAAATGAATTCGTGGAACCCTGATTTCCCGGCCTCCACCATAAACGGGCTCATTCAGTATTCTTCTGATTTCTACCAATTAGTCGGACAATTCCATGAGAAAGGATATCGCATCACGGGAACATCACCTGATGCACCCCAATCCCTTTTTTCGGTCGATCTTTCAAAAGGGAACCAATTAGTGGTATTCGGAACTGAAATGGGAGGATTAAGCCACGCCAAACGCCAATGGATGGATCGCATGGTCAGTATCCCGATGCACAACCATACGCGATTTTACACAATCCGCACCATCGTCCCAATCATCGCATATGAAGGACTTAGGCAACAGGGTTATTTGAGATGA
- a CDS encoding aldehyde dehydrogenase family protein, with the protein MRLKFENLIGGSSISLTKAYFPIQSFYDPGFVIEVPNAGVLDAKTAISKARSSTATLAQMPFEERSNILYEASRKIKFTDDEIESWVKLSGMPITAVKDQLNEVEKIFKIIPDLIRKRIGINNGKIGRNPIEGHPMFKYMHPISGYVYVVTPGNDPRVTSFVAAWLISLGLPGIFKPSKTDFPIASKTIQTLIQCGYPKEALHVVNWDTNNQSKGKIHFDLVDSSSAIWAFGDNGVVENLLRWEINGDHKVDHFSDKIVLKHTTGRTASICASSADIRKTVDLAVESSLTWPIGCNALKSIFDASGKNSELMPLLIEKFESYGKWVGDPMNKKTKVGNVNPEILSMVGKRCNELSSLNQLQKFSGDFLSESQSSPLLFKTNDIFSEFLSTEFSCYLLTVKQSENYSSAVNELNMSAGKNHRLVTVVYTEDESEVLKEYLHAHHIKRMKHSTELDIMFHEGNDYLHQLTRPQIHH; encoded by the coding sequence ATGCGTCTAAAATTTGAAAATTTAATTGGTGGAAGTAGCATCAGCCTAACTAAAGCTTATTTTCCAATCCAATCTTTTTATGATCCTGGTTTTGTAATCGAGGTACCAAACGCGGGAGTACTTGATGCCAAAACTGCAATTTCAAAAGCACGCTCGTCTACTGCTACTTTGGCGCAAATGCCATTTGAGGAGCGTTCAAATATTTTGTATGAAGCTAGTCGAAAAATAAAATTTACAGACGATGAAATTGAATCATGGGTTAAATTATCAGGAATGCCAATAACCGCCGTCAAAGATCAGTTGAATGAGGTTGAGAAAATATTCAAAATCATACCAGATCTCATCCGGAAACGAATTGGTATCAATAACGGTAAAATCGGACGAAATCCGATTGAAGGCCATCCCATGTTTAAGTACATGCATCCCATTTCCGGGTATGTTTATGTTGTAACTCCTGGAAATGACCCCCGAGTAACAAGTTTTGTTGCTGCATGGTTAATTTCATTGGGATTGCCAGGGATTTTTAAACCTTCAAAAACAGATTTTCCAATTGCCTCCAAAACAATACAGACACTAATTCAATGTGGGTATCCTAAAGAAGCTTTACATGTTGTAAATTGGGACACGAACAACCAAAGCAAAGGAAAAATACACTTTGACCTTGTAGATTCATCGTCTGCAATTTGGGCTTTTGGGGATAATGGGGTAGTTGAAAATTTACTCCGGTGGGAAATTAATGGCGATCACAAAGTTGATCATTTTTCAGATAAAATTGTATTGAAGCATACAACAGGACGTACAGCTTCAATTTGTGCAAGCTCTGCCGATATTAGAAAAACAGTCGACCTTGCTGTTGAATCTTCTTTAACTTGGCCAATTGGTTGTAATGCATTGAAATCGATATTTGATGCTTCGGGAAAGAATTCAGAATTAATGCCATTATTAATAGAAAAATTTGAAAGTTATGGAAAATGGGTTGGTGACCCAATGAATAAGAAAACAAAGGTAGGAAATGTAAACCCAGAAATTTTATCCATGGTAGGAAAACGTTGCAATGAATTATCAAGCTTAAATCAATTGCAAAAGTTTTCGGGTGACTTTTTAAGTGAATCTCAATCCTCACCGCTTTTATTTAAAACAAATGATATTTTTTCTGAATTTTTATCGACTGAATTTTCCTGCTATTTACTCACTGTCAAACAATCCGAAAATTATTCCAGTGCTGTGAACGAGCTAAATATGTCTGCTGGAAAAAACCATCGTCTTGTTACCGTTGTTTACACAGAAGACGAATCAGAAGTTTTGAAAGAATATTTGCATGCTCATCATATCAAACGTATGAAACATTCAACAGAATTAGACATAATGTTTCATGAAGGGAATGATTATTTGCATCAATTAACGCGACCGCAGATTCACCATTAG
- a CDS encoding DUF4258 domain-containing protein codes for MKFLYAYHAESQLQERKIDRAVVEDAIKNPDRIIPSRDNTIIAQKEGDGRLLRVVYKKEEDTHIIITAYYTNPHRYTEKKP; via the coding sequence ATGAAATTTTTGTATGCCTATCACGCGGAATCCCAACTCCAAGAACGAAAAATCGATCGTGCGGTTGTGGAAGATGCGATAAAAAATCCAGATAGAATCATCCCATCCCGTGATAATACAATTATTGCGCAAAAAGAGGGAGACGGGCGTTTACTACGCGTGGTCTATAAAAAGGAAGAAGATACCCACATCATCATCACCGCCTATTACACAAACCCCCATCGTTACACGGAGAAGAAACCATGA
- a CDS encoding GNAT family N-acetyltransferase has protein sequence MRSKPVIRTIQKKDINRVYSIGKQFFFGPDKWDWGWTIEYVTFLSEYHTDTFFVAEMNGSIIGFIVSKAPISSDKPTVGWLESMAVLPENQKKGVGTALMDQAIKVLKKKGMHSVRLTNWQSKKHLNSLYEKYGFSAKDHLIMREKMLE, from the coding sequence ATGCGATCAAAGCCCGTAATTAGGACCATTCAAAAGAAGGATATCAATCGCGTTTATTCGATCGGCAAGCAATTCTTTTTCGGGCCCGACAAATGGGATTGGGGATGGACGATTGAGTATGTCACTTTCCTGTCCGAGTATCACACCGATACCTTTTTCGTCGCTGAAATGAATGGATCCATTATCGGTTTCATCGTTTCAAAAGCACCTATCAGTTCGGATAAACCCACCGTCGGGTGGTTGGAATCCATGGCAGTCCTTCCTGAAAACCAGAAAAAGGGGGTTGGAACCGCCCTCATGGACCAAGCTATCAAAGTATTGAAGAAAAAGGGGATGCATTCGGTCCGATTAACCAATTGGCAATCCAAAAAGCACCTGAACTCCCTGTATGAAAAGTACGGGTTTTCCGCGAAAGACCACTTGATCATGCGCGAAAAGATGCTCGAATGA
- a CDS encoding NUDIX hydrolase, whose amino-acid sequence MQSGTKIQNKRKKAEKNIPTSIVLVFDPDFKHILMVKRVKNYFGFDWGYIAGKSDKGETAHETASREMWEEIGIRQYPQHIHSLSEYGIKSPPDPFTIFITSIPKEIPLTIKVDEIKEAKWFPIHNLPESRPMSEDAVIQSIISVVKSILLLPYRQNVQFWCYRKDGKILLLDESTTDEVYWKFPQGGIESNETHEKAITRELEEELNIKTFQILSKAKYINRYNWPPTLLVKGFRGQEQHIYLVYLPHPKEVKPNKKEGIRQAKWMTFHEAISHFLIPNQKLAADRIWKEFEPIIKRVAKPLL is encoded by the coding sequence ATGCAATCAGGAACCAAAATCCAAAATAAAAGAAAAAAAGCTGAAAAAAATATTCCCACATCGATTGTTCTAGTCTTCGATCCGGATTTTAAACACATTTTAATGGTGAAGCGCGTAAAAAATTACTTTGGATTTGATTGGGGATATATAGCTGGAAAATCGGATAAGGGAGAAACGGCTCATGAAACGGCATCACGAGAAATGTGGGAAGAAATAGGCATCCGCCAATACCCCCAACATATCCATTCCTTAAGTGAATATGGAATAAAATCACCACCAGACCCATTTACGATATTTATTACATCCATCCCCAAAGAAATACCTCTAACTATCAAAGTAGATGAAATAAAAGAAGCCAAATGGTTCCCCATTCATAATCTTCCCGAAAGTCGACCAATGAGTGAGGATGCCGTTATCCAATCCATTATTTCAGTAGTAAAGTCCATCTTATTGCTACCCTATCGACAAAATGTCCAATTTTGGTGCTACCGCAAAGATGGAAAAATTCTCTTGCTGGATGAAAGCACCACGGATGAGGTATATTGGAAATTCCCCCAAGGAGGGATTGAATCCAATGAAACCCATGAAAAAGCCATTACACGTGAGTTGGAAGAAGAACTCAATATCAAAACATTTCAGATATTGTCCAAAGCGAAATACATCAACCGATACAATTGGCCACCTACCCTGCTAGTGAAAGGATTCCGCGGCCAAGAACAACACATTTATCTAGTATATTTACCCCATCCAAAGGAAGTCAAACCCAATAAAAAAGAAGGAATCAGACAAGCCAAATGGATGACTTTCCACGAAGCAATAAGCCACTTTCTCATTCCCAATCAAAAACTAGCCGCGGATAGAATATGGAAAGAATTCGAGCCAATCATCAAGAGGGTTGCGAAGCCTTTGCTTTAA
- a CDS encoding DUF2283 domain-containing protein, whose protein sequence is MKITYDPEADAMSIRFQKGKYYISKETAEGIIIDYTKEGKIIAIEILNVAKRMPIKNIQNVSVDFLKQTAL, encoded by the coding sequence ATGAAAATCACGTATGATCCCGAAGCCGATGCCATGAGCATCCGATTCCAAAAAGGAAAATACTACATCAGCAAAGAAACCGCTGAAGGAATCATCATTGATTACACCAAAGAAGGAAAAATCATCGCTATCGAAATATTAAACGTGGCCAAGCGAATGCCCATCAAAAACATTCAAAACGTATCCGTTGATTTTCTCAAACAAACAGCTTTATGA